A window of Paraburkholderia bryophila contains these coding sequences:
- a CDS encoding anaerobic sulfatase maturase, with protein MIDSHAADTHASSAFSDAAKQSFHAMSKPSGSDCNLDCEYCFYLEKEALYPSERKRRMSDDVLSDYVRNYIASQPPGHEVAFTWQGGEPTLLGIDFYKRAIALQKHFGAGRTITNSFQTNGLLLDDTWCQFFADEDFLIGLSIDGPADIHDEYRITKGGKPSHALVVSALERLRKHGARFNVLACVNRRSSREPLRVYEFLRSLGVEYVQFIPVVERRADPASEAIGLTLQGPGGKVLLKARPDTAERLTDWSVLPEDYGNFLNAIFDVWVRRDVGQCYVMNFEWALANYMGEPGAACHHQPTCGNAVVVEHNGDVYACDHFVYPEYRLGNLSEASLSSMLDSPQQTQFGEDKLTTLPQQCRQCSMLRGCWGGCPKHRFAVTRDGEAGLNFLCAGYYRFFSHVAPYLRVLADLIRSDRPASDIVKATLMVVGDSVVGNTSRA; from the coding sequence ATGATCGACTCGCACGCAGCAGACACACACGCATCGTCCGCCTTTTCCGACGCCGCGAAGCAGAGCTTTCACGCCATGTCGAAGCCAAGCGGCTCCGATTGCAATCTCGATTGCGAGTACTGCTTCTACCTCGAGAAAGAGGCGCTTTATCCGAGCGAGCGCAAGCGTCGCATGAGTGACGACGTGCTCAGCGACTACGTGCGCAACTACATCGCGTCGCAGCCGCCCGGCCATGAGGTAGCGTTCACGTGGCAAGGCGGCGAGCCCACCTTGCTCGGGATCGACTTCTACAAACGCGCCATAGCGCTGCAAAAGCACTTTGGCGCCGGCCGCACCATCACCAATAGTTTCCAGACCAACGGACTGCTGCTGGACGATACGTGGTGCCAGTTCTTCGCCGATGAGGACTTTCTGATCGGACTATCGATCGACGGTCCCGCGGACATTCACGACGAGTACCGGATCACGAAGGGCGGCAAGCCGAGTCACGCGCTGGTGGTGAGTGCGCTGGAACGGCTCAGGAAACATGGCGCTCGTTTCAACGTGCTGGCCTGCGTCAATCGACGCAGTTCGCGAGAGCCGCTACGGGTCTACGAATTCCTGCGCTCGCTGGGCGTGGAATATGTGCAGTTCATTCCGGTGGTCGAACGGCGCGCGGATCCGGCCAGCGAAGCGATTGGACTCACGCTGCAGGGTCCCGGCGGGAAGGTGTTGCTGAAGGCGCGACCGGACACGGCTGAGCGCCTCACAGACTGGTCCGTCTTGCCTGAGGACTACGGCAACTTTCTGAATGCGATTTTCGACGTATGGGTGCGTCGCGACGTCGGCCAATGCTATGTGATGAACTTCGAATGGGCGCTGGCCAATTACATGGGCGAACCCGGCGCCGCGTGCCACCATCAGCCGACCTGCGGCAACGCGGTCGTGGTCGAACACAATGGCGACGTCTATGCCTGCGATCATTTCGTTTATCCGGAATATCGCCTGGGCAATCTCTCCGAGGCGTCGCTGTCCAGCATGCTGGATTCACCGCAGCAAACCCAATTCGGCGAAGACAAACTCACGACGTTGCCGCAGCAATGCCGACAATGCAGCATGTTGCGCGGCTGCTGGGGCGGCTGCCCGAAGCATCGTTTTGCCGTGACGCGCGACGGCGAAGCGGGACTGAATTTTCTCTGCGCAGGGTATTACCGTTTTTTCTCGCACGTCGCGCCTTATCTGCGCGTGCTGGCGGACCTGATTCGCAGCGATCGGCCTGCCAGTGACATCGTGAAGGCGACGCTGATGGTGGTTGGCGATTCCGTTGTGGGGAACACCTCCCGCGCTTAG
- the gcvA gene encoding transcriptional regulator GcvA, protein MKRLLPPLNALRAFEAAGRLGSFKDAAAELHVTHGAVSQQVRLLEEWLGALLFERHNRRVALTPAARAYLAEIGPLFEHISQATAKYGLPQPVSRTLSVNAPATFTLRWLVPRLATFRAAHPGVDVNVETSNEPVESLPGSYEVIIRGGPDTFYGYSMRPFLAEERIPVCSPALLQRLPLPTPEDIRQHTLLHTSSLPRLWPDWLARAEIAALTPAAALTFDHFYLTLQAAVDGIGIAMGPTALIADDLAAGRLVTPFAGPRLASRSYCTYVPDEKSADELVALFRAWLECEGERADLRE, encoded by the coding sequence ATGAAACGGCTATTGCCTCCGCTCAATGCACTGCGCGCTTTCGAAGCCGCGGGCCGGCTCGGCAGCTTCAAGGACGCCGCTGCCGAATTGCACGTCACGCACGGCGCGGTCAGCCAGCAGGTGCGCCTGCTCGAGGAATGGCTTGGCGCATTGCTGTTTGAACGGCACAACCGGCGCGTGGCGCTGACACCGGCGGCCAGAGCCTACCTGGCGGAAATCGGTCCGCTGTTCGAGCACATCTCGCAAGCCACCGCGAAATACGGTCTGCCTCAACCGGTTTCGCGGACCCTCTCCGTGAACGCGCCCGCCACCTTCACGTTGCGGTGGCTGGTGCCGCGACTGGCCACATTCCGCGCCGCGCATCCCGGTGTGGACGTCAACGTAGAAACGTCGAACGAACCGGTGGAAAGTCTGCCGGGGAGTTATGAGGTCATCATCCGGGGTGGTCCGGATACTTTCTACGGCTATTCGATGCGGCCATTCCTGGCCGAAGAGCGGATCCCGGTCTGCAGTCCGGCGTTGTTGCAGCGACTGCCGCTGCCAACACCCGAAGACATCCGGCAGCACACGTTGCTGCATACGTCGAGTCTGCCGCGGCTTTGGCCGGACTGGCTGGCGAGGGCAGAGATTGCCGCACTCACCCCGGCTGCGGCGCTGACCTTCGACCACTTCTATCTGACGTTGCAAGCCGCCGTCGACGGAATCGGTATCGCGATGGGACCGACCGCGCTGATCGCCGACGATCTCGCGGCCGGCCGGCTTGTCACACCGTTCGCCGGTCCTCGACTCGCGTCGCGGAGCTATTGCACGTACGTGCCGGATGAGAAGTCGGCCGATGAACTGGTCGCGCTGTTTCGCGCATGGCTCGAATGCGAGGGTGAGCGTGCGGACTTGCGAGAATAG
- a CDS encoding DMT family transporter has translation MLSYTGGFVLFAAVLHASWNAMLHGNRDRFLSMTWMSIAIATVATLAVVFVTPRPASAAWPYIVASGLVHTFYNVTLVRSYRSNDLALAYPIARGSSPLLVTLGAALFAHEAIGPLRVLGIVMISGGIVAIALDGSRVSRAGVLAALTTGATIAVYTVIDGIGVRLSDGQALAYTAWMFLFYWLMPLLFVAMRGRAALWAPLRAEPWVASSSLVGGVVSIAAYGIVIWALQSGAMGAVSALRETSVVFAVLIGRLFLRETVSAKRWLACVVVAAGAVCLGL, from the coding sequence ATGCTGAGTTATACCGGCGGCTTCGTCCTCTTTGCCGCCGTGCTCCACGCGAGCTGGAACGCGATGCTGCACGGCAATCGCGACCGCTTCCTTTCCATGACGTGGATGAGTATCGCGATCGCGACGGTCGCCACGCTCGCGGTGGTGTTCGTCACGCCGCGGCCGGCCAGCGCGGCGTGGCCATACATCGTCGCATCGGGCCTCGTGCATACCTTTTACAACGTCACCCTCGTGCGCTCGTATCGCAGCAACGATCTCGCGCTGGCCTATCCGATTGCGCGCGGTTCGTCGCCGCTGCTCGTCACGCTCGGCGCGGCGCTGTTCGCGCATGAAGCGATCGGCCCCTTGCGTGTGCTGGGGATTGTGATGATATCGGGCGGCATCGTCGCGATTGCGCTGGACGGGAGTCGCGTTTCGCGCGCTGGTGTGCTGGCCGCATTGACGACCGGCGCGACCATTGCTGTCTATACCGTGATCGACGGTATTGGCGTGCGCCTGTCCGACGGCCAGGCACTCGCCTACACCGCGTGGATGTTTCTGTTCTATTGGCTGATGCCGCTGCTGTTCGTCGCGATGCGTGGGCGCGCGGCGTTGTGGGCGCCGCTGAGGGCGGAGCCTTGGGTGGCGAGCTCGTCGCTGGTGGGTGGCGTCGTGTCGATCGCGGCGTACGGCATCGTGATCTGGGCGCTGCAGTCGGGTGCGATGGGCGCGGTATCGGCATTGCGCGAAACCAGCGTGGTCTTCGCGGTGCTGATCGGTCGACTGTTTTTGCGGGAGACGGTCAGCGCAAAGCGCTGGCTCGCGTGTGTGGTTGTCGCGGCCGGGGCGGTGTGTCTGGGACTCTGA
- a CDS encoding SDR family oxidoreductase, with amino-acid sequence MNAVPQAPLILITGGARGVGAATARLAAARGYDVAISFVSNESAALAVAADVEAAGRRALAMRADSADPEQVAQLFAAIDRKFGRIDVLVNNAAVIAQQSRLEDLEFARMQRIFAVNSIGPMLCAQQAVKRMSRRHHGRGGVVINVSSASARLGSPNEYVDYAASKGALETFTIGFAKEVARDGIRVNCIRPGHIYTEMHASGGEPGRVDRVKDSIPMGRGGQPEEVAQAILWLASTEASFITGTFLDVTGGK; translated from the coding sequence ATGAATGCTGTTCCGCAGGCTCCGTTGATTCTGATAACCGGTGGCGCTCGTGGCGTAGGCGCGGCGACTGCGCGGCTTGCTGCCGCGCGGGGCTACGATGTGGCGATAAGCTTCGTTTCCAACGAATCGGCCGCCCTTGCTGTGGCAGCCGATGTGGAAGCCGCCGGGCGGCGCGCTTTAGCCATGCGCGCGGACAGCGCGGATCCGGAGCAGGTCGCTCAGCTATTCGCCGCGATCGACCGGAAGTTCGGCCGGATCGATGTGTTGGTGAATAACGCCGCGGTCATTGCGCAGCAGTCGCGGCTGGAGGATCTCGAATTCGCGCGAATGCAGCGTATATTCGCGGTCAATTCGATCGGCCCGATGCTCTGTGCACAGCAGGCGGTGAAGCGGATGTCGCGTCGTCACCATGGTCGAGGCGGTGTCGTGATCAACGTCTCGTCGGCATCGGCCCGGCTCGGTAGTCCAAACGAGTATGTCGACTATGCTGCGTCGAAAGGCGCGCTTGAGACATTCACGATCGGCTTCGCCAAAGAAGTCGCGCGGGATGGAATACGCGTCAACTGTATTCGCCCTGGACACATTTACACCGAGATGCATGCGAGCGGCGGAGAGCCGGGCCGGGTGGATCGCGTCAAAGACTCGATCCCCATGGGACGTGGCGGTCAACCCGAAGAGGTTGCGCAGGCGATTCTGTGGCTGGCGAGCACCGAGGCTTCGTTTATCACCGGCACGTTCCTCGATGTCACCGGTGGCAAGTGA
- a CDS encoding phosphotransferase family protein has product MDDQPGNDDAAIAQCVADVHGERPLRLERQAFAHSGNAVYRAHMPGGRSLAVRVSPKAQTFLHTGANLATLHGLGLPVQTVLSQGTTPAGGDFVVLDWLPGRDLFYVFDSLDARQTERIAEAVIEIQCRVAQQLPATAQGSFGWTAIGARAPRARWTEIFDEPTPIASHVATLARADATPLDRFRARLGLVRASLEDYFDTLRPVCFLHDLTIKNVLVDDNELSGLIDFDSVCYGDPLLVLGTTLAHIDTLVGERGRRYAEALLRCWAPQGERRRATGFYASLWVIGFLAAAIEQGNAASVHFLTPVVDQLLRVAERA; this is encoded by the coding sequence ATGGACGATCAGCCGGGCAACGACGATGCAGCGATCGCCCAATGCGTAGCAGACGTACACGGTGAACGGCCGCTGCGACTCGAGCGCCAGGCGTTCGCCCATAGCGGCAACGCGGTGTACCGCGCTCATATGCCCGGCGGTCGTTCACTGGCGGTGCGCGTCAGCCCCAAAGCGCAAACGTTTTTGCACACCGGTGCGAATCTCGCCACACTGCATGGCCTCGGCCTGCCGGTGCAGACCGTGCTCTCGCAAGGCACCACGCCCGCCGGTGGCGATTTCGTCGTGCTCGACTGGCTGCCCGGCCGCGATCTCTTCTACGTCTTCGACTCGCTCGATGCCAGGCAAACCGAACGGATTGCCGAAGCCGTGATCGAAATCCAGTGCCGGGTGGCGCAACAACTGCCGGCCACCGCGCAGGGCAGTTTCGGCTGGACCGCAATCGGCGCTCGTGCGCCCCGTGCCCGCTGGACGGAAATCTTCGACGAGCCTACGCCGATTGCATCTCACGTCGCGACACTCGCGCGCGCGGATGCCACGCCGCTCGATCGCTTCCGAGCGCGACTCGGCCTTGTGCGCGCCTCGCTCGAAGACTACTTCGACACACTGCGCCCGGTCTGCTTTCTCCACGACCTGACCATCAAGAACGTCCTGGTGGACGACAACGAACTGAGCGGACTGATCGACTTCGACTCAGTGTGCTACGGCGATCCGCTGCTCGTGCTGGGCACGACGCTCGCGCACATCGACACGCTGGTCGGGGAACGTGGCCGCCGCTACGCCGAAGCGCTGCTGCGCTGTTGGGCGCCGCAAGGCGAGCGCAGGCGCGCGACGGGCTTCTACGCGTCGCTGTGGGTTATCGGCTTTCTAGCCGCCGCGATCGAACAGGGCAACGCCGCGAGCGTGCATTTTCTCACGCCGGTTGTCGATCAACTGCTAAGGGTGGCGGAACGCGCGTGA
- a CDS encoding CDP-alcohol phosphatidyltransferase family protein has protein sequence MFQFGCGDRGTSALFSIISYIVTADVLHVYYAAALIFAALVFDILDGRIARWRQKSSALGRELDSLADVISFGVAPAIIGYGGGMRGLYDRYLLVYFVACGVSRLARYNVTAEELSLETGKVSYFEGTPIATSIVLVLMLVIAAWFNAIGSNMWFGEVQLRGGTLHPLTLLFGLSGSSMISRIRVPKS, from the coding sequence CTGTTCCAGTTCGGTTGCGGAGACCGCGGTACGAGTGCCCTTTTCTCGATCATTTCGTACATCGTAACCGCTGACGTTCTGCACGTGTATTACGCAGCGGCTCTGATTTTCGCCGCGTTGGTTTTCGATATTCTTGACGGAAGAATCGCCCGCTGGCGACAGAAGTCGTCGGCGTTGGGACGGGAGCTGGACTCGCTTGCCGATGTGATCTCGTTCGGCGTAGCGCCCGCCATCATCGGTTATGGGGGCGGCATGAGAGGGCTGTACGACCGATACCTGCTCGTCTATTTCGTGGCCTGCGGCGTGTCGAGACTGGCCCGTTATAACGTGACGGCGGAAGAGCTATCGCTCGAAACCGGCAAAGTATCCTACTTCGAGGGAACGCCTATCGCCACGTCGATTGTTCTCGTGCTGATGTTGGTGATTGCTGCTTGGTTCAATGCGATCGGCTCGAACATGTGGTTTGGCGAAGTTCAGTTGCGAGGCGGCACGCTCCATCCGTTGACGCTGCTGTTCGGTCTTTCGGGTTCGTCGATGATCAGTCGTATCCGGGTGCCGAAATCTTGA
- the valS gene encoding valine--tRNA ligase — MKSQPFSPESPRPPTHRIPDKPKLEGLETRWTLQWESQRTYAFDRHAERDAVFSIDTPPPTVSGSLHVGHVFSYTHTDIIARFQRMRGKTVFYPMGWDDNGLPTERRVENYYGVVCDPEAAYDQDYRASHVAPSERSSFARISRRNFLELCHQLTKIDEIAFRDLFIRLGISVDWSLAYATIDERAQRTSQRALLRNLQRGELYSQQAPCLWDVTFQTAIAQAELEDRDIASAYHDLRFVDADGSGVMVSTTRPELLPSCVALVAHPDDERFRPLIGGRVRCPLFGMDVPVMTHPLADPAKGTGLAMICTFGDLTDVIWWRELNLPTRAVIGKEGRMERGAPDWIEWPEGRSSYLQIAGCTVEEARRRIVGMLAASGDLIGLPRPLTHAVKFFEKGDRPLEIIATRQWYLRNGGRDPALRDELLRSGEALRWYPGFMGSRYANWVGGLNGDWLISRQRVFGVPIPLWYPLDSQGQPDFGAPIRPDESTLPIDPQSHVPPGFAEHQRGQPGGFIGETDIMDTWATSSLTPQIAARWEETDDCFEHVFPMDLRPQGHDIIRTWLFSTVVRSHLETKQLPWKSAMLSGWILDPDRKKMAKSKGNVVTPTALLDAHGSDGVRYWAALGRPGMDAVFDETQMKNGRRLALKLLNVSKFALGFARAPDGILTESLDRAMIGRLAKIVELATTALASLDYSKAIEQTEAFFWWYCDDYVELVKSRAHGTGSGAASAHRALAESLSVLQRLFAPFLPFAAEECWSWWNGLSIHRAPWPDVRSIEALAGPEETIATVDVVSDVLREIRRVKSESKLSMKAGIARLIVSDSAQRLALLQSVQHDLCSAGQVDQIEMTASESFQVSVTLA; from the coding sequence ATGAAGAGCCAACCATTTTCTCCAGAATCGCCGCGGCCACCAACCCACCGTATTCCCGACAAGCCGAAACTCGAAGGGCTCGAAACGCGGTGGACCCTGCAGTGGGAAAGCCAACGCACGTACGCGTTCGATCGCCATGCCGAACGTGACGCCGTTTTTTCGATCGACACGCCGCCCCCCACTGTTTCAGGTTCGCTGCATGTCGGCCACGTGTTCAGCTATACGCATACCGACATCATCGCGCGCTTCCAGCGCATGAGGGGCAAGACGGTTTTTTATCCGATGGGTTGGGACGATAACGGCCTGCCGACGGAACGGCGTGTGGAGAACTACTACGGCGTGGTTTGTGATCCAGAAGCTGCTTACGATCAGGACTATCGCGCGTCTCATGTCGCGCCGTCCGAGCGATCATCGTTTGCCCGGATTAGCCGGCGCAACTTCCTTGAACTATGTCATCAGTTGACGAAGATCGATGAGATTGCGTTCCGCGATCTGTTCATTCGCCTCGGCATTTCAGTTGACTGGAGCCTCGCCTATGCGACGATCGACGAACGTGCGCAGCGCACCAGTCAGCGTGCGTTGCTGCGGAATCTGCAACGCGGCGAACTCTATAGCCAGCAGGCTCCGTGTCTTTGGGACGTGACATTTCAGACGGCCATTGCACAAGCCGAACTCGAAGATCGCGATATCGCGAGCGCCTATCATGATCTTCGTTTTGTCGACGCCGACGGCAGCGGCGTGATGGTGTCGACCACCCGGCCGGAATTGCTACCGTCTTGCGTCGCGCTGGTTGCGCATCCCGACGACGAGCGTTTTCGTCCATTGATCGGCGGGCGGGTCCGCTGTCCGTTATTCGGCATGGACGTGCCCGTGATGACGCATCCACTCGCCGACCCGGCCAAAGGAACGGGGCTCGCGATGATCTGCACGTTTGGCGATCTCACGGACGTGATCTGGTGGCGGGAACTGAATCTGCCGACTCGCGCCGTTATCGGCAAGGAGGGTCGCATGGAGCGCGGCGCGCCGGACTGGATTGAATGGCCGGAGGGTCGCTCGTCGTACCTGCAAATCGCAGGCTGTACCGTCGAGGAAGCACGTCGCCGGATCGTCGGGATGCTGGCAGCAAGCGGCGACCTGATCGGTTTGCCACGTCCGCTTACGCACGCCGTCAAGTTCTTCGAGAAGGGTGACCGTCCGCTTGAGATTATCGCGACGCGCCAATGGTATCTGCGCAACGGCGGCCGTGACCCGGCGCTACGCGATGAACTGCTGAGGTCAGGTGAAGCGCTTCGCTGGTATCCCGGTTTCATGGGGAGCCGCTACGCGAACTGGGTCGGCGGTCTGAACGGAGACTGGCTCATCAGCCGTCAACGGGTTTTCGGCGTGCCGATTCCCTTGTGGTATCCGCTCGATTCGCAAGGTCAGCCTGACTTTGGCGCACCAATCCGCCCGGACGAGTCGACGCTGCCGATCGACCCGCAGTCACACGTTCCACCGGGATTCGCTGAACATCAGCGGGGGCAACCCGGCGGATTCATCGGCGAAACCGACATCATGGACACGTGGGCGACAAGCTCGCTGACACCCCAGATCGCAGCGCGCTGGGAAGAGACGGACGACTGCTTCGAGCATGTGTTTCCTATGGATCTTCGCCCGCAGGGGCACGACATCATCCGGACCTGGCTGTTCTCGACTGTCGTCAGGTCGCATCTGGAAACGAAGCAGTTGCCGTGGAAAAGCGCGATGCTGTCCGGTTGGATCCTGGATCCTGACCGGAAGAAAATGGCGAAGTCGAAGGGAAACGTGGTGACGCCAACCGCGCTGCTCGACGCACACGGATCCGACGGCGTTCGCTACTGGGCGGCATTGGGACGTCCGGGCATGGACGCTGTCTTCGACGAAACGCAGATGAAGAACGGCCGGCGGCTGGCGTTGAAGCTGTTGAATGTGTCGAAGTTCGCGCTAGGCTTTGCGCGTGCTCCCGACGGCATTCTCACCGAGTCGTTAGACCGCGCCATGATTGGGCGTCTCGCGAAGATCGTCGAACTCGCTACCACGGCGCTTGCCTCGCTCGACTACAGCAAGGCAATCGAGCAAACGGAAGCCTTTTTCTGGTGGTATTGCGACGACTATGTGGAACTGGTGAAGAGCCGGGCACATGGCACAGGAAGCGGTGCGGCGTCCGCTCATCGGGCGCTCGCGGAATCCCTTTCGGTCCTCCAGAGGCTGTTCGCGCCGTTTCTACCGTTTGCTGCGGAGGAATGCTGGTCATGGTGGAACGGACTGTCTATTCATCGCGCTCCGTGGCCGGACGTCCGCTCGATCGAAGCGCTTGCCGGACCGGAGGAGACCATTGCGACGGTCGACGTTGTCTCCGATGTTTTGCGGGAGATTCGCCGCGTCAAATCGGAATCGAAGCTGTCGATGAAAGCGGGTATCGCCCGCTTAATCGTCAGCGATTCCGCGCAGCGGTTAGCGCTTTTACAATCCGTCCAGCACGACTTGTGTAGTGCCGGGCAGGTTGATCAGATCGAAATGACTGCGTCGGAGTCCTTTCAGGTCAGCGTAACCCTTGCTTAG
- the hpnH gene encoding adenosyl-hopene transferase HpnH, translating into MAVPISQAWTVATYVLKQKLMRRRRYPLVLMLEPLMRCNLACAGCGKIQYPAHVLKSELTPEQCFKAVEECGTPMVAIPGGEPLLHPQMPEIVAGLVARKKYVYMCTNALLLAKNLHLFKPSKYLSFSVHVDGQREHHDFAVCREGGYDIAMEGVRAAVAAGFRVTTNTTLFDGADPNSVRLHFDEMMEAGVESMMVSPGYTYDKAPDQKHFLGRARSKKLFRSILSNRKKSWRFNASPMFMEFLMGKKELTCTPWGMPTYSIFGWQKPCYLLQDGYADTFDELMESVKWSEYGTESGNPKCANCMVHSGYEASGVNYTFGSFKGMFQTVKAMLFDRYEDREATEILAGWKKTTHEMPITFIPKAQRADAAKSEEVQAVAQPVKAIAPDEMENAPGTAHEKLEGWTPELTTEAEVREAMEKAFDYRGDVTITRKDGSAVAGYLYDRQYGAAFKDCFVRIIPTGKQTKETIPYAQIGSITFTGKDTAAGKTFENWVKRYWEKKAAGEKNIQIEPEYLGD; encoded by the coding sequence ATGGCAGTCCCAATTTCGCAGGCCTGGACGGTCGCTACCTACGTCCTGAAACAGAAGCTGATGCGGCGTCGGCGCTATCCGCTCGTCCTCATGCTCGAGCCGCTGATGCGCTGCAATCTCGCGTGTGCGGGATGCGGGAAGATTCAATATCCGGCGCACGTCCTGAAGTCGGAGCTTACGCCGGAGCAATGCTTCAAGGCAGTCGAGGAATGCGGCACGCCGATGGTCGCCATTCCGGGCGGCGAACCGCTTTTGCATCCGCAGATGCCCGAGATCGTCGCCGGCCTCGTCGCGCGTAAGAAGTACGTCTATATGTGTACGAACGCGCTGCTGCTCGCGAAGAACCTGCACCTGTTCAAGCCGAGCAAGTACCTGTCGTTCTCGGTTCACGTCGACGGCCAGCGCGAGCATCACGATTTTGCCGTGTGCCGCGAAGGCGGCTATGACATCGCGATGGAAGGCGTGCGTGCGGCCGTGGCGGCGGGTTTCCGCGTCACGACTAATACCACCCTGTTCGACGGCGCCGATCCGAACAGCGTGCGCCTGCACTTCGACGAAATGATGGAAGCGGGCGTCGAAAGCATGATGGTGTCGCCCGGCTACACGTACGACAAGGCACCGGACCAGAAGCACTTCCTCGGCCGCGCACGTTCGAAAAAGCTGTTCCGCTCGATCCTGTCGAACCGGAAGAAAAGCTGGCGCTTCAACGCGTCGCCGATGTTCATGGAATTCCTGATGGGCAAGAAGGAGCTGACCTGCACGCCGTGGGGCATGCCGACGTACAGCATCTTCGGTTGGCAAAAGCCGTGTTACCTGCTTCAGGACGGCTACGCCGACACCTTCGACGAACTGATGGAAAGCGTGAAGTGGTCCGAATACGGCACCGAAAGCGGCAATCCTAAATGCGCGAACTGCATGGTGCATTCGGGTTACGAGGCGAGCGGCGTGAACTACACGTTCGGTTCGTTCAAGGGCATGTTCCAGACGGTCAAGGCCATGCTGTTCGATCGCTATGAAGATCGCGAGGCGACCGAGATTCTCGCCGGCTGGAAGAAAACCACGCACGAAATGCCGATTACGTTCATCCCGAAGGCGCAGCGCGCCGACGCCGCGAAGAGTGAAGAAGTCCAGGCCGTCGCGCAACCGGTCAAGGCAATCGCTCCGGATGAGATGGAGAACGCCCCCGGCACGGCACACGAGAAACTCGAAGGCTGGACGCCTGAACTGACGACCGAAGCGGAAGTGCGCGAGGCGATGGAAAAGGCCTTCGACTACCGTGGCGACGTCACGATCACCCGCAAGGACGGCTCGGCTGTCGCGGGCTATCTGTACGACCGCCAGTACGGCGCGGCCTTCAAGGACTGCTTCGTGCGGATCATTCCGACCGGCAAGCAGACCAAGGAAACCATCCCGTACGCGCAAATCGGCTCCATTACGTTCACGGGCAAGGACACGGCCGCCGGCAAGACCTTCGAGAATTGGGTCAAGCGATACTGGGAGAAGAAAGCTGCCGGGGAGAAGAACATCCAGATCGAGCCGGAATATCTGGGCGACTAA
- a CDS encoding DoxX family protein: MTMALNTASFGSILATILAVLFAVAGVVNLAGRGAVKRDFARWGYPAWFHLLCGTLELLSAALLAGQQTRVLGLALAGAIMVGALFTLVRNREPFRHLAPALLFSALVVVTVAVRG, from the coding sequence ATGACGATGGCATTAAACACTGCATCTTTCGGCTCGATTCTCGCGACGATCCTAGCGGTTCTGTTCGCGGTGGCTGGGGTGGTCAATCTCGCGGGACGCGGCGCGGTGAAGCGCGATTTCGCACGCTGGGGTTACCCGGCATGGTTTCATTTGCTCTGTGGCACTCTCGAACTGTTGAGTGCGGCGCTTCTCGCTGGACAACAAACCCGAGTCTTAGGCCTGGCGTTGGCCGGCGCGATCATGGTCGGCGCGCTTTTCACGTTGGTGCGAAATCGGGAACCGTTCCGGCATCTCGCCCCGGCGCTGCTCTTCTCGGCGCTCGTGGTGGTGACTGTGGCGGTCCGTGGTTGA
- a CDS encoding NAD-dependent epimerase/dehydratase family protein produces MELFMTGGTGYIGQAVARKAIGLGHQVTALVRQERSAAASALARLGVKLHGGDLREPQSFAAVAGAADGVVHAASTNDASAATADKAAVEAMLSHLRPGAAFVYTSGTWVYGNTEGECATEATALNPTPLVAWRPAVEQHVLALAARRSIAAVVLRPAMVHGYGGGVFGMLAGMARQAGSVRVVGDGRNHWPAVHVDDLATAYLSAVERAASGDARVTGQIFNVVSEDAVAVAEMGEAIRVSVGADRVEFWPLDDARQSFGPFADALALDQTVSGQQARRVLSWEPVGPGLIADLSVQTHFQQGNGA; encoded by the coding sequence ATGGAACTGTTCATGACAGGTGGCACGGGCTACATCGGGCAAGCGGTCGCGCGCAAGGCAATCGGCCTCGGCCATCAGGTGACGGCGCTGGTGCGTCAGGAGCGCTCGGCGGCCGCCAGCGCGCTGGCACGTCTCGGCGTGAAACTGCATGGTGGCGACTTGCGTGAGCCACAGTCTTTCGCGGCGGTTGCCGGTGCCGCTGATGGCGTGGTGCACGCCGCCTCGACCAACGACGCCTCGGCCGCTACTGCCGACAAGGCCGCCGTTGAGGCGATGCTGTCGCATTTGCGTCCGGGCGCGGCGTTTGTCTATACGTCGGGCACGTGGGTCTACGGCAATACGGAAGGCGAATGCGCGACTGAAGCAACGGCGCTGAACCCGACACCGCTAGTTGCCTGGCGGCCGGCCGTGGAGCAACACGTGCTGGCGCTCGCAGCACGCCGCTCGATTGCCGCGGTGGTTCTCAGGCCGGCGATGGTGCACGGCTACGGTGGTGGTGTCTTCGGCATGCTTGCCGGTATGGCCCGTCAGGCCGGCAGTGTGAGAGTCGTCGGCGATGGTCGCAACCACTGGCCTGCCGTGCACGTCGACGATCTCGCCACGGCCTATCTGAGCGCGGTGGAACGGGCGGCAAGCGGAGACGCTCGAGTCACGGGACAGATCTTCAACGTAGTTTCGGAAGATGCCGTTGCCGTCGCCGAAATGGGCGAAGCGATTCGGGTCTCAGTCGGTGCCGATCGCGTCGAATTCTGGCCGCTCGACGATGCTCGCCAATCCTTTGGGCCATTTGCCGACGCACTGGCGCTCGACCAGACGGTAAGCGGCCAGCAAGCTCGGCGAGTTCTTTCCTGGGAACCTGTCGGCCCTGGCCTGATTGCGGACCTCTCGGTACAGACGCACTTTCAGCAAGGCAACGGAGCATGA